A region of the Coriobacteriia bacterium genome:
GCTGTGGACGGGGTGTCGTTCGAAATCGCCGAGGGCTCGATCTTCGGGTTGCTCGGCCCCAACGGCGCGGGTAAGACGACCACCATCTCGATGATCTCGTGCCTGATTACGCCGGACGGCGGGGACGTCACCGTTGGCGGACACTCGGTGCGCACGGAGTCTGCGGCCGTGCGGCGCATCCTCGGCGTGGTGCCGCAGGAAATCGCGCTCTACCCGACGCTGACCGCCGCCGAGAATCTGCGTTTCTGGGGCCGCATGTACGGCCTCGGCGGCAAGGCGCTCTCTGAGGCGGTTGCGTACGGCCTCGCGATGGCCGGTCTCGAGGACGTGGCGAAGAAGCGCATCGAGACGTTCTCGGGAGGCATGAAGCGGCGCATCAACATCGCTGCCGGCGTGCTCCACCGCCCGCGCGTGCTGCTCATGGACGAGCCGACCGTCGGCATCGACCCGCAGAGTCGCAACCACATCCTCGAGACGGTGCGGCAGTTCAACCGCGAGGGAATGACGGTGCTCTACACGAGCCACTACATGGAAGAGGTCGAAGAACTCTGCGACAGAGTCGCGATCATGGACCACGGCGGCCTCATCGCACAGGGCTCGCTTCCGGAGCTGCGCGCTCTTGTCGGCGACGAGGACGTCATCCGCGTCACTCTCAGCGACGAGGACGCCGAGAAGACCGCGGCTGCGATCTCGGCGATCTCGGCGGTGGACGGCATCAGCCGGGCCGAGGCGGTGGCCGGCGCGCTCGAGGTGCTGACCCGCGACGCCGGCGCCGCGCTGGGCGACGTGGTCGAAGCTGTCACGGCGACGGGGGCGCACGTGCGCACCGTCGAAGTCGTGGAGCCCGACCTCGAGTCCGTGTTCCTGCACCTCACCGGCCGAGGGTTGCGCGACTGATGCGCCACGTCCTGCATATCGCGCTCAAGGACCTGCGGGTCTATACGCGCGACATATCCGCGTTTGGCATCCTGCTGGCCATGCCG
Encoded here:
- a CDS encoding ABC transporter ATP-binding protein, whose product is MVEVRDLVKRYGDAAAVDGVSFEIAEGSIFGLLGPNGAGKTTTISMISCLITPDGGDVTVGGHSVRTESAAVRRILGVVPQEIALYPTLTAAENLRFWGRMYGLGGKALSEAVAYGLAMAGLEDVAKKRIETFSGGMKRRINIAAGVLHRPRVLLMDEPTVGIDPQSRNHILETVRQFNREGMTVLYTSHYMEEVEELCDRVAIMDHGGLIAQGSLPELRALVGDEDVIRVTLSDEDAEKTAAAISAISAVDGISRAEAVAGALEVLTRDAGAALGDVVEAVTATGAHVRTVEVVEPDLESVFLHLTGRGLRD